aatttagaagaagGATCGGCCAAGAGAATTCGATTTATGAGGCGGTCGCCTGTGTGGCCATCACACGATCGCCTAACtagtttgttgaaaaattacatggctGAGTACACTTTTTGGCATTTTTGCCAAAGTTAGTGTGATAAAAGCATTTGCCATTAGCAggatctttaaattttttaaaacgggTTCTAGAGCTGCTACGTTTTCGAAAATGATTTGGAGCTGGGCTACGCGATCTTTTGACAAAAGCAGTTAACTCATTAACTTGCTGTGTCAATTGAGCAACTTGTTGTTCTAATCGAGAGGTGTGGGAATTAGAAGTAGCGGCGACAGAATTAACTCCCTGATGAATAGAGAGATCATTAATCTTGTCTGCCACAGTGGCTAACTGATCTAAATCTTCGCTGAGAGCGGCCAAAATTGTTTGTGTCCCATTAGGTAGCCGACCAAGCcacaatgattttaaaagagtATCGCCTACGTTGTCACCTGCGAGTGAACGCATTCTCGTTAAAAGCTGGGATGGTCGTTGGTCCCCTAACTCTAAACCTTGGAgtaaagttcttattttagatgCTTCGCTTTCAGAGTGTAACTCTACTAAACGTTTTTTAAGTGCTTCATATTTATCATTCTCAGGGGGCTTTAACACTAAATcactaacataatttaaaatgtccgATTCAACAGCAGAAAGCACATGGTTAAATTTGGTTATATCAGCTGTTATTTTAGCCAAATCGAATTGCGCCTCCAAACGGACGAACCATAGCGCTggattatttttccaaaaggGTGGCGCCTTGACGGCAACATGAGCGACTGACTGATTTTCAAGTTCAGTCATAGCGTATTAAGAATCTaatcacttattaaaaaaatagaatgacaatttaaaatgaaattgaagttAAATGAATACAATGATTTACAATCACTCAATTAAGGAATTACGTTTGGAAAATGCATAAGTGCGCATGcgcaaagaaaaattcaaaattaaattcagaataCATTAATacggaaaagaaattttgaaatatgacaCATCGCAAGatcaataaataaagctaaaaaaataacataccaTGTTACCCCGTGACAACTCAGGTTGAACTTtgacaagaaaaagaaaagttaatgtcttattttagttaagcattttaagttttaaaatatttaagcttacGGCATAAGATGATTGCCGATGTTGTAAGATTTAGAAGGTTGCATTATTTTAAGGTCACCAATCTGTGGTGCGGAGTTAATCGACAATACCgaccgtcatctatcaaaaggtacctcataatagaatcaagttagcatgctttatatactagtgaatgatgttaaacttttgtagtggtagttacgccacaagaCGTTATTATCGCTATTCGGAAACAACCGACTTTctacctgtttttttttcttttaaagtttataagaagttattacatgtttattattgcataaaagataaaaattttacataaaatttgcaaaatatctaGAAAATCAACTGAGACTACATTAAATCATTTCTTATAAGTTActcttgatattttattttttcgtgcaAAACCAtagaaaagttgtttttttaaaaaaagaatttaatattattttacctaGATTACATTTATAcataacacaaaatttttattgacgaaatgtttttcctctttataaatatatttatttaataaaattttaattgcttattttaatacttaattaacaaaaaatattcgtttttgtGAAGAAATATCGATAAAGGCAAAGTTGTCATGCAAGCTAATGAGCTGAGTTCTCAGTTACTTAAATAAGTGAGAGACCTGCAAATGAAAATTGAAGAGcgcagataaaatttaattatacttaaataaaacacTTCTCTATGACTCTTTTAAACTGGGAATTATATGTCTgccagataaaatttaattaagatgaaaaaaatttaataatttttaattaagaccGACTTAAAAAAGCGTCGTTGAAGGTGTGGTATAATGAATTCTTATCAGCTATCCTTATTAAATCAGCCgcttattaaaatgcttttaaatccTTGTGTTTTAGCGTTCAATGTGTCAACAGGGCTTTCAACCAGTGATGGGCATCATtcacgaaaattttattcatgactaaatttattcagaataaatttattctgaatgattattcatatgaaattttagtcattattcatcattcattacgcaaatgtataaaaatttttgaataatgattgatgaataaactcattagtcatgactaatttttctgaataaaattttgaataaccaGCAAAAAATGCAATCTATATGTCTTTGTCTATAACGAGATGCCAAACATCGTTGCTCTTAAACGTCTCATTTTAGGAGATAAACTATAAAACTAAGACTAAGaatgactatttatttttatgctattttaactTACTCCAGCGTAACATACTTAGTTGTGCTAAAAAGTAGGTTTATAACAGTTTAGTtacttaagttcattttaaaattttgttctaaaatctacaaaacgcaattttttatagtttttgaaaacaaacgataatactattttaaatttttaaataaaattttaacttaaaaaattaatcgcTATTTTGCCATGTAACCATTTCTCAAAAGTATGCATTATGTtagacaaaagtaaattttctcaaacattatataaatatacttgaaaagGAACGTTTTATTTGTAGTTGTCATAATCGTAGTCAATTAGAGTATTCCGTGCCCATTTTTGTTGACCAGTGAAATTATTGAGTTATTCTTGACTTATGAATAAAGGATACTGAATAAcgaataatgaatgatttattctttattcaaaatatttctgactaatgaataaatctttattcatcattcattattcagatattgaataattattcatcattctttACTCATTATTCTGAATGACAAATGCCCTTCTCTGCTTTCGCAAAGCATTTAATGCAGTGGTAtactatcaaaaaataaaacttttttgaattattggtaattttgccaacaatTTAAAAGCCGCACCACGAAAGCACTGAAACAAAGTGGCGTTTAATAATagacttttgaatcatttacatgTAGTGACGTGAAAGGTAACTTTAGATTATATTAacaaatagtatatttttaagccaTAATGTTCAGTAATATGGGTGTAAATACAGAGTGTTTATAAAGCTCCGGGccaattttgatgtttaataactcataaaataataaagatagattcatattaaaaacataaatggttagatagactcaaaaagtttcatgacccttgtcaatgaacttccacgtgtgtccccttcgtcgcacgtcgaacttttttctttggggatttataaaggacaatgtttacaagAGGATCGTGTCGagcattgatgacctaaaagctaGAATTACAAcagcaatagcctctgtggatgccgacatgcttgccgctgcctagcgtgaaattgactatcgacttaataattttaatctatctttattattttatgagttattaaacatcaaaataggtccgggactttataaacaccctgtatttataaatttacgctta
The Parasteatoda tepidariorum isolate YZ-2023 chromosome 9, CAS_Ptep_4.0, whole genome shotgun sequence genome window above contains:
- the LOC107453141 gene encoding uncharacterized protein, with product MTELENQSVAHVAVKAPPFWKNNPALWFVRLEAQFDLAKITADITKFNHVLSAVESDILNYVSDLVLKPPENDKYEALKKRLVELHSESEASKIRTLLQGLELGDQRPSQLLTRMRSLAGDNVGDTLLKSLWLGRLPNGTQTILAALSEDLDQLATVADKINDLSIHQGVNSVAATSNSHTSRLEQQVAQLTQQVNELTAFVKRSRSPAPNHFRKRSSSRTRFKKFKDPANGKCFYHTNFGKNAKKCTQPCNFSTN